The Thalassotalea nanhaiensis genome has a window encoding:
- a CDS encoding MATE family efflux transporter: MNFNFLLISNIFYVLVQFLVLSLFSKFYSVENVGEYFFALSISAPFMIFVALKLNNFVITNKGDSLSFSVGEIYFIRIIFTLLGCGLSLLFFIMFFQKNTSILIVLFVIIFKFTEQFDDVLAAYQSKQFNYKRFSIIKARRASVYLLVVLISTLLNDDFESNLFFSGLMYFICWYFLSLKGIKPLERVKIKKMLRLFKLLFPLGLSSCIQSLGTSGSRSFIGVKLGNSALAIFGSISYSITAINLVTNALGAYFLPHFSALKLNKHNFYKKIIFSQSVVFVLAIALLLLSHYFGEILLTIVFNEEIAEYHYGLFLLCISASLKASTNLIGTALISIEKYSIQVWVTSLWTVCLFVFIYLMEDQKLKGMFLAVLYATIIEWLFVFFISAWHFYGHFKKTNL, from the coding sequence ATGAACTTTAATTTTCTCCTTATTTCTAATATCTTTTATGTTTTAGTACAGTTTCTAGTACTCTCTCTTTTTTCTAAGTTCTATTCCGTTGAAAATGTAGGTGAATATTTTTTTGCGCTATCAATAAGCGCACCTTTTATGATTTTTGTTGCGTTGAAGCTAAATAATTTTGTTATTACAAATAAAGGGGACTCTTTATCATTTTCAGTAGGAGAAATATATTTCATTCGTATTATATTTACCTTGTTAGGTTGTGGGCTTAGTCTTTTATTTTTTATAATGTTTTTTCAGAAAAATACTAGTATTTTAATTGTTCTGTTTGTAATAATATTTAAGTTTACAGAACAATTTGATGATGTATTGGCTGCATATCAATCGAAACAATTTAATTATAAACGTTTTTCAATTATTAAAGCTAGAAGGGCATCTGTATACTTATTAGTAGTTTTAATTTCTACTTTGTTAAATGATGATTTCGAAAGCAATCTCTTTTTTTCTGGGTTAATGTATTTCATTTGTTGGTACTTTCTCAGTTTAAAAGGTATTAAGCCGCTCGAACGTGTAAAAATCAAAAAAATGTTACGTTTATTTAAATTGCTTTTTCCACTTGGCCTTAGTAGTTGCATTCAATCTTTGGGGACTAGCGGTAGTAGAAGTTTTATAGGTGTTAAACTTGGTAATTCAGCTTTAGCCATCTTTGGTTCTATTTCTTATAGCATCACCGCTATCAACCTTGTAACTAACGCATTAGGTGCATACTTTTTACCTCACTTCTCGGCACTCAAACTGAATAAACATAATTTTTATAAAAAAATTATTTTCTCTCAATCTGTTGTTTTCGTCCTAGCAATAGCTTTATTGTTATTGTCCCATTATTTTGGAGAAATTTTATTGACAATCGTTTTCAATGAAGAAATTGCTGAATATCATTATGGATTATTTTTATTGTGTATATCAGCATCTTTAAAAGCTTCCACAAATTTAATCGGTACTGCACTAATAAGTATTGAAAAATATTCTATTCAAGTTTGGGTCACTTCATTATGGACAGTCTGTTTATTTGTTTTTATATATTTAATGGAAGATCAAAAACTTAAGGGTATGTTCTTAGCCGTTCTTTATGCAACTATAATAGAGTGGCTTTTCGTCTTTTTTATATCAGCATGGCATTTTTATGGGCACTTTAAAAAAACTAATCTTTAA